In Plasmodium chabaudi chabaudi strain AS genome assembly, chromosome: 9, the following proteins share a genomic window:
- a CDS encoding fam-d protein: MKMINIILSFFILVIFSNVKAATFQDANNNNPQPIAYASVAHPNIKLYKFEKEYREYLDTIDYILNYESENTNYAYQGDNYHWVITDFDMLINNNTRNFYDIFISNKARVIINSTIHFISYIKESIKCLVTQHMKKYDFENNYDDNLKKLANDLKGLIYDKFDNDSKGLIYDKLMTDLKGLIYDKFGNDLRGLVHENPRNHFKCILVYLLKCFKRKTSNEESPDKEKEKFRNKTKEFFKVLLDNSNIMIRGYFIKIRKDGNYTDLCQNESLYFKISIGRDDTTATHDLKVPTPNVAKLMAQISRKS; this comes from the coding sequence atgaaaatgataaatattatattatcatttttcatattagtgattttttcaaatgttAAGGCTGCAACTTTTCAAGatgcaaataataacaacCCACAGCCGATTGCATATGCTTCGGTAGCTCAcccaaatataaaattatacaagTTTGAGAAGGAATATCGTGAATATTTAGATACAattgattatattttaaattatgaatcagaaaatacaaattatgCTTATCAAGGCGATAATTATCATTGGGTTATTACAGACTTTGATATGctcataaataataatactcggaatttttatgatatatttatttctaatAAAGCTAGAGTGATAATAAACAGTAcaattcattttatatcttATATAAAGGAGAGTATTAAATGTTTAGTTACACAACACATGAAGAAATATGATTTTGAAAACAACTatgatgataatttaaagaaattagctaatgatttaaaaggtttgatatatgataaattcGATAATGATTCAAAAGGTTtgatatatgataaattaatGACTGATTTAAAAGGTTtgatatatgataaatttgGTAATGATTTAAGAGGCTTGGTACATGAGAACCCACGCAATCATTTTAAATGTATCTTAGTATATCTCTTAAAATGTTTCAAACGAAAAACCTCAAATGAAGAGTCCCCGGATaaggaaaaagaaaagttCCGGAATAAGACAaaagaattttttaaagtgcTTCTGgataattcaaatattatgattagaggctattttattaaaataagaaaGGATGGAAACTATACGGATTTATGTCAAAATGAAAGTCTTTATTTCAAGATTAGTATAGGTAGAGATGATACAACTGCTACTCATGATTTAAAAGTTCCTACCCCTAATGTTGCTAAATTAATGGCGCAAATTTCAAGaaaatcataa
- a CDS encoding fam-d protein, which translates to MLNIILSFFILVIFSNVKSATLQDANNNSPKPIGYVSVTHPTAKFTHRETIYTEYLDIINNIFRDESKNLKYEYQGGNCHWVITDFDVSLNNSSQSLKAKFYKKGKAGLIKGSAYFIAYIKDNIKSLISQHLHKYDFHSNYHEVKTLAKDLKGLIYDEFDQNLKQDLIKYETGLTNEKYHKKAKNVLKALVNNSSMNIKGYFVKIREDGNYMNLNQDMNIYFDVNISKNDVRAIYKFEFLKKGVDRVVANLISST; encoded by the coding sequence atgctgaatattatattatcatttttcatactagtaattttttcaaatgttAAGTCGGCAACTCTTCAAGATGCAAACAATAACAGCCCCAAGCCGATTGGATATGTTTCGGTAACACACCCAACTGCGAAATTCACACATCGTGAAACAATATATACTGAATATTtagatataattaataacatttttcgtgatgaatcaaaaaatttaaaatatgaatatcaAGGTGGAAATTGCCATTGGGTTATTACAGACTTTGATGTGTCCCTAAATAATTCTTCTCAAAGTTTGAAagcaaaattttataaaaaaggtaaGGCAGGATTAATCAAAGGTTCagcatattttatagcatatataaaggataatattaaatctTTAATTTCACAGCACTTGCATAAATATGACTTCCATAGCAACTATCATGAGGTAAAAACATTAGCTAAAGATTTAAAAGGTTTGATATATGATGAATTTGAccaaaatttaaaacaagACTTAATAAAATACGAAACAGGATTAACCAATGAAAAGTACCATAAGAAGGCAAAAAATGTTCTTAAAGCGCttgtaaataattcatCGATGAATATTAAAggttattttgttaaaataaGAGAGGATGGTAACTATATGAATTTAAACCAAGATATGAACATTTATTTCGatgtaaatataagtaaaaatgatgtacgtgctatttataaatttgaatttCTTAAGAAAGGTGTTGATAGAGTAGTCGCTAATCTTATAAGTAGCACATAA
- a CDS encoding fam-d protein, which yields MKMMNIILSFFILAIFSNVRAATFQDANNSRSQSIGYISLAGPFVTLSKFDESFIQFLDEINKFIPEQPEDIKYAYEGGKYHWVITDFDIYIDNSSPYLSRSISKNRIEVLRIGTIYFINYIKANIKHLFSRNMHKYDFENNYDDNLNILSNDLKNFIYDKFDTKFEQDLIKYENEPEKKRLRDSAKQIFYTLVHNSEIKIQGYFIKISEDGNYAHLSQNKSLYFRIIINEKNVSVTHDLKIPIPNFVKLVANISGKP from the coding sequence atgaaaatgatgaatattatattatcatttttcatactagcaattttttcaaatgttAGAGCTGCAACTTTTCAAGATGCAAATAATAGCAGATCACAATCAATTGGATATATTTCGCTAGCTGGTCCATTTGTAacattatcaaaatttgatgaaagctttattcaatttttagatgaaattaataaatttataccTGAACAACCGgaagatataaaatatgcatatgaaGGTGGCAAATATCATTGGGTTATTACAGACTTTGATATATACATAGATAACTCTTCTCCATATTTGAGCAGATCCATTTCTAAAAATAGAATTGAAGTATTAAGAATAGGcacaatttattttataaattatataaaggcgaatattaaacatttattttcacgaaacatgcataaatatgattttgAAAACAACTATGAtgacaatttaaatatattatctaatgatttaaaaaattttatatatgataaattcGATACGAAATTTGAACAAGACCTAATAAAATACGAAAACGAACCCGAAAAGAAAAGGCTCCGTGATAGTGCAAAgcaaattttttacacGCTTGTACATAATTCAGAAATAAAGATTCAaggttattttattaaaataagtGAGGATGGAAACTATGCGCATTTAAGTCAAAATAAAAGCCTTTACTTCCGTATCATcataaatgaaaagaatGTAAGTGTTACTcatgatttaaaaattccTATCCCTAACTTTGTTAAATTAGTTGCTAATATTTCAGGAAAACCATAA